Below is a genomic region from Mesorhizobium sp. NZP2298.
GCGAGGTATAGCGGACGCGGGCATCGGGAAGTACCGCTATCGCCCGCAAATAGTCGAGGCCTCCCAGGGCGCCCGACGGCAGGGCCAGGCGCGCGCCTCCGATGCGCGCGGCATCAGTCAGCCGGGCGGCAAGCGCCGGATCGGACAGCGCGCCGACCGAAGCGATGATGGCCGGGATGCCGGCTTCAAGAAGCGCGGGCACGCAGGCGGCCACCGCTTGCTGGCTTGCCGCCTCCACCACCGCCGTGGGGCGTGCGTCGATCAATGCGTCAAGCCGCGTCACCGCGCTGACATGTGCCGGCAATGCGCGGCTGGCGCCTTCGCGCAACAGTACCACCCAGCGAACCGCATCCGGCGGGAAGGCGCGGACGATCTCGTGCGCGATCGCACCGTAGCCGATGAGGCCAATCGTCAGCATCCGGGCCTGCTTCAGGAGGTCTGTTTCGTGGGATCGAACTTGTCGGCGAGATCAGCCCCGAACACCGTCTTGCGCTCGATCTCCAGCACGTTTTCCGGACGCGGAAAGTTGGACGGCACGCGGTCGCCTGGCTTGCGCGGTTTGCCGATCAGGCGGAAGAAGTCCTCCAGACCATTGGGCACGATCAGCCAGATCCAGCGCAGCCGCGTCTCGCCATCGTTGATGAACATGTGCCTGACATTTTTCGGCAGGAACACCACGCTGTCCGGAGTCAGCGGATATTCCTTGCCGTCGATGACGGCACGGCCATGACCTTCGATGACATAGACCGTCTCCTCGTTTCGGTCATGCGTGTGCTCGCGCACATAGCCGCCGGGCGCGACCGATTGAGTGCCCAGTGCGAAGGGGTGCTCCATGCCGACGATATGCGGCGCCAACGCCACGTCGATATGGCCGTTTGCCGGTACCGGCTGCCAGTAGCTTTCGCGGGTTTCGGATCCGGAAACATGGATGCCGGACGGAGCGGCTGGGAGGCGGGTATCGTCCATGGTTTCTGCCTGTCGAAAGAGCTGCGGGATCATGCCGGGGACGCTGGCAACCCCTGGGAAGCTACAATGCAAAAAGTGTCGACACAAGAGTAGACAGATCTAATTTCCTGTTCCTATAGTGACACGGCTATGAAAAGCAGGGGAACGCCAGTGGACGAATTCGACGTTCTGGTCATCGGTTCGGGCTCGGCGGCTTGCTCAGCGGCCCTGAGGGCCGCCAAAGGCGGTCTCAAAGTGCTGGTCATCGAGAAGACCGAATGGTTGGGCGGTACATCGGCCATGTCCGGAGCCGGTGTATGGATACCGGCCAATCATGTCGCGGCCGAAGCCGGCATCGCCGACAGCCGCGAGGATGCGCTCGCCTATCTGCGCGCCGTCGCGCCCGAAGGGTGGGAGCGGAAGGAAGACGCGCTCTGGACTGCCTTCGCCCAGGCGGCGCCGGATATGCTGCGCTTCCTCTCCGGCAACACGCCGCTCGACTTCCGCCTGATCAACGAGCCCGACCCTTTTGCCGAGGCGCCGGGTGGCAAGCTTTACGGCCGCATGCTCTCGCCCAGACCGGTCAGCCGCCGCATCCTGGGCAGGTTCGCATCCAGCCTGCGCCGCTCCACCTTGCCGCACAGTTTCACCTACCAGGAGATCGTCGACCTGGATCTCTATCATCACCCGATCCGCGCAGGGTTCAAACTCTGGCCGAAGCTTCTTTGGCGATGGCTGACCAATTCCGGGGGGCAAGGCACGGCACTGATGACTGGGCTGATCAGGGGCTGCCTTGATGCCGGCGTCACCTTCAAGCTGGGAACGCGCGCCATCACCCTGCTGCAGGATCTGGACTCACGTATTACCGGCGCGGAGGTGGAAAACGAGGGTCAACGAAAGAAGATTGTCGCGCGCAGAGGCGTCGTGATCGCCACGGGTGGCTTCGAATGGGACAACGAAATGCGCAAGCGCCATTTCCCCGGTGCATTCGACCGGATCGGTAGTCCGCGCGGCAACGAGGGCGACGGCCAGAAACTTGCGGCGTCCGTCGGCGCGCAACTGGACCATATGGACCAGGCGAACGTCTATCCCTGCCTGCCGACGCGCTACCAGGGACAACCCCACGGTCTGCCGATGACATTCCAGGCCGAGCCCCATTCGATCGTGGTCGACCGTCACGCAAAGCGCTTTATCAGTGAAAACGCCTTCAATATCGGCGAGGCGATCGATGCACGCGGACCCGACGGCGCGCCCATCCATCTGCCTTGCTACCTCGTGGGCGATCATCGTTTCCCGCGGACCTCGTTGCCGTTCCGCTGGTACGCCTCCTATGAGCGGGGCTGGGTGAAGAAGGCGGATACGATTGCCGGCCTTGCCGCAAAACTCGGACTGCCGCCGGCAGCGCTCGAGGAGACGATTGCCCGCTGGAATGGCTTCTGCGCCAAGGGGCACGATGCGGATTTCCAACGCGGCGAGAACGGTTGGGAGGCATACAAGGCGCATGGCCCGGAGAACCGTCTGAAGCCGATAGACAAGCCTCCCTATGTCGGCATGACGATCAATCGCTCTATTCTTGGCACCAAGGGCGGCGCCCGCACCAACGAGCGGGCGCAGGTGGTGAGACCGGACGGCTCGATCATTCCCGGCCTCTACGCGGCAGGGCTTGCGATGGCCAACCCCATCGGCACGCGCGCCGTAGGGGCCGGCACCACGCTCGGCCCCAACCTGACCTGGGGCTTCATCGCGGCCGAGACGATCCTGCATCAGAACAGGTGATCGCGCACGGAAAAGGACGAAGACCTCGGACCGTCGTCCTTTAAAAACAACAAAGATCAGTGTTTGCCACACGTCCTGCGGGCTCGCCGTGACCATCGACCATGGCGCTTCACAGCCGTATCGGGACGAAATGAGAGGAATTGCCACAGCCAAGGACGAGTGCACTGCACTGAGACCTGCAACGAGGATTTCCCCGCCCGGTCGAAGACGCCCCCCTGGACTTATGTGCATCATGCCCAGAGCGCTGACGACCTGATGCCCCTCTTTTTCCGTGATTTCGATTGGGCATGCGGCGTCATGGAGTTTGTCTCAGACTTCCTGCCAGAGATCCTCCAGGAGTGCGCGGTCATAGCCGCCGCTTGCCCGCAGAAGCTGGCGCGAATAGGCGTGCTGGAACTTCCCTTGTGCCAAATCGGAACTAGTCCCGGTTTCCAGGATACGTCCACCGTTCATCACCGCGATCCGGTCGCACATGTAGGCGATGACCGCCAGATTGTGGCTTACCATGATGGTCGTGAAGCCGCGTTCCCGCCGCAGCCGCCGCAACAGGTTGAGCACCTCCGCCTGCACTGAGACGTCAAGTGCGGACGTCGGCTCGTCAAGGAGAAGCACCCGGGGTTCCAGAATGATCGCGCGGGCGATCGCTACCCTCTGGCGCTGTCCTCCGGAAAGCTGATGCGGGAAGCGGAAACGATGCTCTGGCTTCAGCCCGACATCGGCCAGTGCACGTTCAACCCGTTGCTCGATGTCCGGTAGGGAGTGGATGCGGGCTGGCTCCGACAGCACCTTGTCGATCGTATGTCGAGGGTGCAGCGATCCATAAGGATCCTGGAACACCATCTGCACGAGGCGACGCTGCGCATGGCTGCGGGAAGGCCGCGCCTCCGTGCCGTCAATACTGACCGCACCGGCATAGGCGTCGATCAAGCCGGCGACGGCATTCAGCACGGTCGACTTGCCCGATCCGGATTCGCCCACCAAGCCGAATGCTTCGCCATGAGCGACATCGAACGACACGTTGCGCACGGCGGCCAGCCGCCTTGCGCCCTTGCCGAAGCTGACGCAAAGGTCGGAAATCCGGATCATCGGCTCGCTCATTTCGCCCAACCGGCATCGCGCTGCAGGACGGGCAGTTCCGCCCGGTCGTCGCCGAGGCGCGGCACTGAAGCCATCAGGCCACGCGCGTAGGGGTGCTGGACCTTGTCGAGATCGCTCGCCTTCACGGTCTCGATCACCTTGCCGGCATACATGATCATCACCCGGTCGCAGAAGGCAGAGACCATACCAAGGTCATGGCTGATCAGGATCAGGCTCATGCCGCGTTCACGGACAAGGTCGTCCAGTATGGCGAGGACCTGAAGCTGTACCGTCATATCGAGAGCGGATGTCGGTTCATCGGCAATGAGCAATTGCGGTTCCGGGACGAGCATCATGGCGATCATGACGCGTTGTCCCATGCCGCCGGAAAGCTGATGTGGATAGAGGTGATAGACCGTTTCCGGATCGCGGATCTTCACCGCTTTCAGCGCCTCGATCGCGCTTTCGCGGGCTTGACGGCGGTTGTTGGCGACATGCAGGCGGTAGGATTCCTCGATCTGGTGCCCGACCTTCATGACAGGATTGAGCGAGAATTTCGGATCCTGCAGCACCATCGAGATGCGCTTGCCGCGGATATGGGGCATTTCGGCTTCGGGCAGCTTCAGGAGATCCTGTCCCATGAACGACAGCCTGTCGGCACTCACTCGTCCAGGGGGTGGCACCAGCCGCAAGATCGAGCGCCCGGTCAGGGATTTGCCGGAGCCGGATTCACCGACGATGCCCAATCTTTCACGTCCAACCGTGAAGCTGACGCCGCGCACCACGTCGACGTCCCCGTGATGGGACGGGAAGGTGACGCGCAGGTTCTCGACGTCCAGGACCGGCGCGCTCATGTCCGCTTCGGGTCCAGCACGTCGCGCAAGCCGTCACCGAGCAGGTTGAACCCCAGGCTGACGATGAAGATCGCAATGCCTGGAATGGTCGCCACCCACCATTGGTCGAGCAGATAGTCACGTCCCGTTGAGATCATCGCGCCCCATTCCGCCGTCGGCGGCTGCGCTCCCAATCCGAGGAAGCCCAGGCCAGCGGCGGTCAGGATGATGCCCGCCATGTCGAGCGTCATGCGCACGATGACCGATGCGGCGCAAAGTGGCACCATGTGATGCCAGATGATGCGGAAGGCCGAGGCGCCCTGCAATCTCGCCGCCTTGACGAAATCGGTGTTGCGCGCGGTGATCGTCTCGGCGCGGGCAATGCGCGCGTAAGGCGGCCATGAGGTCAGCGCGATGGCGATGATGGCGCTTTCCAGGCCGGGCCTGATCGCTGCGACGAAGGCCAGCGCCAGGATGAGCCGCGGGAAGGCGAGGAAGATATCGGTGATGCGCATCAGCACGACGTCGACAGCGCCGCCGAGATAGCCCGACACCGTGCCGATCAGAAGCCCAATCGGCACGACGATGATGACCACCATGAGGACGATGGTGAGGGTGATGCGCGCGCCATGGGCGACGCGCGAGAAGATGTCACGGCCGAGTTCGTCGGTCCCGAACCAGTGCTCGGACCCGGGCGGCTGGAGCCTTGTGGCAAGCGATTGCAAGGTCGGCGACTGCAAGGGCAGCGCCGGGGCGAGGACCGCGACCAGAATCAGCAGCGTGACAATCGCAAGGCCGATCATCGCCAGCGGGTTGAGGCGAAAGGCCAGCCAGTTGCGATACCAGTGACCGATGGAGGCCTGACGCCGCGAGTGCGGCGTGTCGGTGAGCAGCCATTCGCGTGCCGTCATGCGCGCGCCCTCATGTTCGCGCCCTCGGGTCGAGAAGCCGGTAGAGCAGGTCGCAGAATACATTGAGGCAAACGAAGATCGCGCCGATCAGCATGGTGCCGCCGAGCACGGCGTTCATGTCGGCGTTGAACAGCGAGCGGGTGATGTAGAGACCGAGCCCCGGCCATGCGAACACCGTCTCGGTCAGCACCGCTCCTTCGAGCAAGGACGCGTAGCTCAGCGCGACGACCGTAATCAGCGGCACGACGATGTTGCCAAGCGCGTGGCGCCAGATCACACGACGTTCCGGCATGCCTTTCGCGCGCGCCGTCAGGATGTATTCCTGGCTGAGCTGGGCCAGCATGAAGCTTCGCGTCATGCGCGAAACGTAGGCGAGGGTCAGGTAACCGAGCAGGCTCGCCGGCAGCACCAGATGCGAGAGCGCATTGGCGAACACATCCCAGTCACCGGACATCGCGCTGTCGATGGTAATGAGCCCGGTGACCGGCTCGACCAGGCCATCGTAGCCGATGTCCAGCCTGCCCGGTCCAGCGACGAGGCCGAGCCAGGCGTAGAGGACAAGGAGGCCGACAAGGCCCATCCAGAAGATCGGGATCGAGTAGCCGACGAGGCCGACGACGCGCGTGACGTGATCGATCCATCGACCGTGATGGGTGGCGGCAACGACACCGAGTGGAATACCGACGACGACGCCGATCAGCGTTGCCGCGGTGGCGAGCTCGAGCGTCGCGGGAAAGAATTGCGCCAGGTCATAGAGCACCGGACGCGACGTCATCGCCGAGGTGCCGAAATCGCCCTGCACGACCTTGAGGAGGTATATCCAGAATTGCTGATAGATTGGCAGGTCGATGCCGAGTTCTTGTCTGGCTCGCGCATAGGTCTCGGGCAGCGCGCGGTCGCCGACGATGGCAAGGACCGGGTCTATCGGGACCACGCGCCCGATGATGAAGGTTATGAAGATCAGCCCGAGCAGGGTAAGGGCCAGGATGCCGGCAAAGCGGACAAGTTCGTAAGCGAATTCGGTGACGCGCGGTTGCCAGCTGGCAACCGCGCGTCCCGTCGAAGTCATGTCGCTGGCCATCGGCTATGCGATCCCGAACGCTTATTTGGTCACGTCATAGTAGAATACCAGGTCGGCGTTCGGTCCCGAGAAAAAGCCCTTCACATTCTTGCGCATGACCGTCTGTTCGCTTTCCTGGAACATATTGATGAACGGGCCGGATTTCTGCAGCTTGGTCTGCAGGTCAAGATACATCGCCTTGCGTTTTTCGATGTCGCCTTCCTGAAGTGCCGCACGCGTCTCCTTGGAGATATCCGGGATATCCCAGCTGTTGCGCCAGGCAAGCGGCTTCGAGGTCGAGGCATCGCTGTTATCGGGGTTGTTGGCGAAGCTGTCGGCGTTCGCGTTCGGATCGAGATAATCCGGTCCCCAGTACATGTAGATCATGTCATGCTGGCGAGCCCGATACTTGGTCAGCACCTGCTTGATCTCGGCGGCGTTGATCGTGACCTTCACGCCGGCTTGCGCGAACGTCGACTGGATCGATTGGGCGATGCCGGTGAAAGGCTGGGTGTTACCGGCGTCGAGCCCGATCTCGAAGCCGTTCGGGTAGCCCGCTTCGGCAAGCAGTGCTTTCGCCTTGGCAGGATCGAGCTTGTAGGGATTGTCTTCCAGCGAGGCGTAGAAGCCGGCGGGCCAGAAGGATTGATGCACGAGCTGCTGGCCTTTCAGGAACGAGTCCGCCATGCCTTGGTAGTCGATAAGCCAGCGCAGCGCTTCCTGGACCTTCGGGTTCCTCAGGGCCTCCACCTTCTGACTAAGGCCGAGATAGTAGATCGTTGCCTTGGGGAAGGTGCCGACCACCAGGTCGGTGTTGCCTTCAATGCCCTTGATCTGGTCGGGTGTCAGGTTGCGCGCGATGTCGATGTCGCCCTTTTCTATGAGCAGACGCTGGGTGGCGCCTTCGGGCACATGCCTGATGATGACACGTTCCATCTTGGGCGCGCCAAGGCGAAAGCCGGGATTGGCCTCGAGTACCACGGACTCGTTTGCCTTCCAGGAACGCATCTTGTAGGCGCCCGAGCCGGCGGAGTTGGTCTTCAGCCAGGCATGGCCGAGATCTCCGTCCTTTTCATGCGCCATCGCCTCCTTCTTGTCGACGATCGATGAGGTCACCGTGCTCATGAGGTTGAGGACATAGGTCGGCGCGTATTTTTCCGAGACAGTGATGCTCACGGTCGACGCGTCGACTGCCTTGACCATGTCCTTGACGTTGTCGGTGGTCCAGCCGAGGCCCTGAAACAGATAGGCGGGTGTCAGGTTGAGCAGAATGACACGTTGCAGCGAGAATGCGACGTCCTCGGCGGTCACCGGGTTGCCGGAATGAAACTTCAAATTCGATTTCAGTTTGAAGGTGAAGGTCTTGCCGTCATCGCTGACCAAATAGCTTTCGGCCACTTTTGGCACCAGCTTTTTCATGTCGCCAATCTCGAGGCCCATCAGGCGGTCATAGACATTCACCGCGATTTCGGAATTCGATAGCTCGTAGATCTCGGCTGGATCCATCGTCACGATATCGTCGATGGCCTTGGCCACCACCAGCGTGTTGGCGGGCGTATCGGCAAGCGCGGGCACCGACAGCATCGCAGCCGCGAGGCAGAGTCCCAGGAACATGCGTCTCATTGTTGTCTCCCATTCTTCGTTGATGGCGGATGGCTTGGCTCAACCCCCTTGGCTGAGCCGCACCCCGGGACGCAGGTTCTTGTAGACGACCTGATCGTTCCGGCAGAAATTCGCTCCAGGAGCCTCGACCATGATGATTTCCTGGGCGATCGGTTCGAAATCGGCGCGGAAATGGATGGTGCTCTTGACCGCGATGACAGCCTGTTCGGTTGGCTCGATGCCGACGGCGCGCAACAGGCCCTGATCAAGGCATTGGTAGCGGATGCTGCAGACCGCGACCTGGACATTCGACTTTTCGTCAAGGATGCGCAGGCGCGCCATGAGCCCGAGCGACACGGTGACGCCGCCAAGGATGGCGCCGTGACAAGTGAAGGTTCCGTTGGAAAGCGCTTCGACACGCACCGTTGCTGCGAAGGGTTCCGGATCGTAGCCGAAGCGGCCGCCAATCACGAGATCGATCTCGGCTCCGACGCCGGCATCGTGCGCCGCTTGTGCCGCTTCGGGGTCCCACAACAGCCCGAGCGCGCTGTCACGTAGGCCGGCGTCGACCATGGCGCGCAACAATCCCACAGTATCGGATGTGCCGCCGGCCCCTGGATTGTCCTGAACGTCGGCGAGCACGATCGGCGTGCCCTTGCGGCCATGCACGGCCGCGTAGCCGGCTGCCGCCGCGGGGCTGAGCATGGGAGCTTCGAACACGGGCTCGGCCGCAAGCAGCCGGCCGAAATGCTCGTCGGCGGCGGCCGTCACCGCGGCCTCACCGGTTCCGTAGGCAACGATCGCCGGCCCACATTCGGCAATGTCGGCCGGCGGAAAGCCCATGGCGAGGTCGACATTCAGGACGCCACCGGCCGGCGCGTCCGGCAGGCCGGCGTAAAGGCCCCGGCAAGGTTCAAGATCAGTGCATTGTGCCGCGAGCGGCACAAGAAAAGGCGCTTTGCGAAATGCCTTGAGAAACGGTTTGCCGTGCTGGATCCGCTGCCGCAGGAGCGCATAGGTGCGCTGGCCGGTTTCCACCATGTCGATATGCGGATAGGTCCGGTACAGCGCGATCGCGTCCGACAGTTCGACCATCGCGGCGGTGACATTGGCGTGCAGGTCGAGGCTTGCGACGATCGGAAGATCGGGCCCGGTAATGGCCCGGATGCGGCGCAAGAGCTCGCCTTCACCATCCTCATGGGATTCGACGACCATCGCGCCATGGAGGTCGAGATAAACGGCGTCCAGGCTGCCGGCTCGCGCAATGCCCTCGCAGATCATCGTCGATACGCGGTCGAACGCGTCGTCGGTGACGAAGCCGCAGGGCTCGGCGGAGGCCCAGACGAGCGGCAGGAAGTCACACGTATCGCGCGCGGCGCGGATGAAGCCGCCAATCGGGATGGCCAGCGGCGAGAAGACATCGAGAATAGCATCACCGGTCGTCATTTCGGGCCAGCCATCGGCACGAACGAAGTCGCCGTAAGACGCGCCGAATGGTGCGAACGTGTTGGTTTCGTGCTGCAATCCGGCGATGGCGATGCGCGGTCGCGCGGTCATGGTGAGTGATACCCTTCCAGTCGAGGTCAGTTGCTGATCGGACGGTATCGAATGCGTGTGCGCCGCACAATTTCGCTAGTCGGCGCAATTCGCTCGCTCACACTCGCTCAAACAAGCGAAGGGTCGCGGGAAGACTGGAATAGGCGATTAGTATTCCATGGCGCGCAGCACGGTGTCGTGCGCATCGACATGGTTGTCCAGCCGTTTGGCGATCTCGTCGCTGATCTCGCCGCTGCCAACCGGGTAAAGCCCGCAAGCCGAGATCATCCTGCGCAAATCAGGAGCGATGCCGCAATATTCATAGACGACACGCGACGCGAAAGGCTGGCGTCCAGGCCCGCTTGATACCGAGACGAAGACACCGGACAGAATCCGCGGGGTTGGAGAATAGGATGGATAGAATGCCACCATCGACAGGGTTTGATGGATGCCGATAGTCTGGTGCAGCACATAGAGGCGATCATTCGTATGCAATACATCGCCATTGTATTTGTGCAGGGAACGCAGTTTTTTGTAAGGGTCGTTTCTGTCGACTATCCGCTCCAGTGTCTTGTCGAAGAAGAGCCCGTGCTTCTCATGGATGCGCGAAATGGATTTGAGAATCTGCCCCGGATGGGCAGGCGACAGATAATAGGAATGGTAGTAGCCCACATAACGCTCGATCCTGCGGCGCGCATCGGGATTGGCTTCGTTTATCCGCTCCAGGAAAGATCCCAGCAGCAATTGACCCGAGATGCCGTGACCGCCCGGCGCTTGACGCCTCGACGATGTCGCCAAGCCGCTGCCGTAGCCGTCGATATCCAGATAGCCGCAGATGCGGACGAGATTGTTTGCCGAGGGAAACGAGGACCCCGACAGGTATTTGTTGAATTGCTGGCGGTTTATTCCAAGATCGCGGCAGACCTTCGAGATCGATTTATGGCGTGCACAGGCTTCGCGAAGCCTCGCGGAGAAGAGATCCTGATTCTGCCAGATGTTCATCGATTTCTTCGGTTTGGTTCTGTTAGGTCTGGGTCGCCCTGTTCGATCTCTTGATGCTCATTCTCGCCATTCCGGCGCCTGCTTTCAATAGCGGATCCGACCCCTCGTCAGCTGTGCCTCGCAGCGCTCACGGATCGCACACATTCAGATCATAGCGCAGGTAATCCATGCGCTTGGCCACCTTGTCGTAGAGGCGCTGGGCCGCATGGTTGTCCGACTGGGTCATCCAGAAGATCTTGAACCAGCCGGCATCCAACCCGAGCTGCCGAAGGTGGGCGATCATCGCCTGGGCTATGCCCTGGCCGCGGCTCTCGGCGACCACATAGATGTCCTGCAGGTAGCAGGCGTCGCCATTGCTCCAGGTGAAGGGGAAGGCGAGGAAGAGCGTGAAGCCTGTGGGTACGTCTTGCGCGTCCACCGCGACAATGCAGCGAAGGCCTGAGGCGGGGTCCATGATCCGGCCCCAGTTGCGCTCGCCCATGGCATGATTGCCGGGCTCGCCCGGCGCGAGCGAGACGAAGTCACGCCACATGTTCAGGAAGGCCGCGCGATCTTCGGCCTGTGCGGGCCGCACGGATATGGCGCTGACGGTCATCATGTACCTTCCTGATTTTTCTCGCGCGCCGTGCGCGCTTGCTCTGAACATGCCCGAGGCGCATCGCCAACAATGTTCCCGGTCAGCACGCGTGCGGTTCCCGAAAGAACCACGTCGCCATTGCCTCGTTGCAACTCGACAACCAGGTCCGCTGTCTGCCCACCGCTCCCTCCCGCCAGGACATCG
It encodes:
- a CDS encoding cupin domain-containing protein, producing the protein MDDTRLPAAPSGIHVSGSETRESYWQPVPANGHIDVALAPHIVGMEHPFALGTQSVAPGGYVREHTHDRNEETVYVIEGHGRAVIDGKEYPLTPDSVVFLPKNVRHMFINDGETRLRWIWLIVPNGLEDFFRLIGKPRKPGDRVPSNFPRPENVLEIERKTVFGADLADKFDPTKQTS
- a CDS encoding ABC transporter permease, with the protein product MASDMTSTGRAVASWQPRVTEFAYELVRFAGILALTLLGLIFITFIIGRVVPIDPVLAIVGDRALPETYARARQELGIDLPIYQQFWIYLLKVVQGDFGTSAMTSRPVLYDLAQFFPATLELATAATLIGVVVGIPLGVVAATHHGRWIDHVTRVVGLVGYSIPIFWMGLVGLLVLYAWLGLVAGPGRLDIGYDGLVEPVTGLITIDSAMSGDWDVFANALSHLVLPASLLGYLTLAYVSRMTRSFMLAQLSQEYILTARAKGMPERRVIWRHALGNIVVPLITVVALSYASLLEGAVLTETVFAWPGLGLYITRSLFNADMNAVLGGTMLIGAIFVCLNVFCDLLYRLLDPRART
- a CDS encoding GNAT family N-acetyltransferase, translating into MMTVSAISVRPAQAEDRAAFLNMWRDFVSLAPGEPGNHAMGERNWGRIMDPASGLRCIVAVDAQDVPTGFTLFLAFPFTWSNGDACYLQDIYVVAESRGQGIAQAMIAHLRQLGLDAGWFKIFWMTQSDNHAAQRLYDKVAKRMDYLRYDLNVCDP
- a CDS encoding helix-turn-helix domain-containing protein — its product is MNIWQNQDLFSARLREACARHKSISKVCRDLGINRQQFNKYLSGSSFPSANNLVRICGYLDIDGYGSGLATSSRRQAPGGHGISGQLLLGSFLERINEANPDARRRIERYVGYYHSYYLSPAHPGQILKSISRIHEKHGLFFDKTLERIVDRNDPYKKLRSLHKYNGDVLHTNDRLYVLHQTIGIHQTLSMVAFYPSYSPTPRILSGVFVSVSSGPGRQPFASRVVYEYCGIAPDLRRMISACGLYPVGSGEISDEIAKRLDNHVDAHDTVLRAMEY
- a CDS encoding ABC transporter ATP-binding protein, with amino-acid sequence MSAPVLDVENLRVTFPSHHGDVDVVRGVSFTVGRERLGIVGESGSGKSLTGRSILRLVPPPGRVSADRLSFMGQDLLKLPEAEMPHIRGKRISMVLQDPKFSLNPVMKVGHQIEESYRLHVANNRRQARESAIEALKAVKIRDPETVYHLYPHQLSGGMGQRVMIAMMLVPEPQLLIADEPTSALDMTVQLQVLAILDDLVRERGMSLILISHDLGMVSAFCDRVMIMYAGKVIETVKASDLDKVQHPYARGLMASVPRLGDDRAELPVLQRDAGWAK
- a CDS encoding FAD-dependent oxidoreductase translates to MDEFDVLVIGSGSAACSAALRAAKGGLKVLVIEKTEWLGGTSAMSGAGVWIPANHVAAEAGIADSREDALAYLRAVAPEGWERKEDALWTAFAQAAPDMLRFLSGNTPLDFRLINEPDPFAEAPGGKLYGRMLSPRPVSRRILGRFASSLRRSTLPHSFTYQEIVDLDLYHHPIRAGFKLWPKLLWRWLTNSGGQGTALMTGLIRGCLDAGVTFKLGTRAITLLQDLDSRITGAEVENEGQRKKIVARRGVVIATGGFEWDNEMRKRHFPGAFDRIGSPRGNEGDGQKLAASVGAQLDHMDQANVYPCLPTRYQGQPHGLPMTFQAEPHSIVVDRHAKRFISENAFNIGEAIDARGPDGAPIHLPCYLVGDHRFPRTSLPFRWYASYERGWVKKADTIAGLAAKLGLPPAALEETIARWNGFCAKGHDADFQRGENGWEAYKAHGPENRLKPIDKPPYVGMTINRSILGTKGGARTNERAQVVRPDGSIIPGLYAAGLAMANPIGTRAVGAGTTLGPNLTWGFIAAETILHQNR
- a CDS encoding ABC transporter ATP-binding protein; its protein translation is MIRISDLCVSFGKGARRLAAVRNVSFDVAHGEAFGLVGESGSGKSTVLNAVAGLIDAYAGAVSIDGTEARPSRSHAQRRLVQMVFQDPYGSLHPRHTIDKVLSEPARIHSLPDIEQRVERALADVGLKPEHRFRFPHQLSGGQRQRVAIARAIILEPRVLLLDEPTSALDVSVQAEVLNLLRRLRRERGFTTIMVSHNLAVIAYMCDRIAVMNGGRILETGTSSDLAQGKFQHAYSRQLLRASGGYDRALLEDLWQEV
- a CDS encoding M81 family metallopeptidase codes for the protein MTARPRIAIAGLQHETNTFAPFGASYGDFVRADGWPEMTTGDAILDVFSPLAIPIGGFIRAARDTCDFLPLVWASAEPCGFVTDDAFDRVSTMICEGIARAGSLDAVYLDLHGAMVVESHEDGEGELLRRIRAITGPDLPIVASLDLHANVTAAMVELSDAIALYRTYPHIDMVETGQRTYALLRQRIQHGKPFLKAFRKAPFLVPLAAQCTDLEPCRGLYAGLPDAPAGGVLNVDLAMGFPPADIAECGPAIVAYGTGEAAVTAAADEHFGRLLAAEPVFEAPMLSPAAAAGYAAVHGRKGTPIVLADVQDNPGAGGTSDTVGLLRAMVDAGLRDSALGLLWDPEAAQAAHDAGVGAEIDLVIGGRFGYDPEPFAATVRVEALSNGTFTCHGAILGGVTVSLGLMARLRILDEKSNVQVAVCSIRYQCLDQGLLRAVGIEPTEQAVIAVKSTIHFRADFEPIAQEIIMVEAPGANFCRNDQVVYKNLRPGVRLSQGG
- a CDS encoding ABC transporter substrate-binding protein, yielding MRRMFLGLCLAAAMLSVPALADTPANTLVVAKAIDDIVTMDPAEIYELSNSEIAVNVYDRLMGLEIGDMKKLVPKVAESYLVSDDGKTFTFKLKSNLKFHSGNPVTAEDVAFSLQRVILLNLTPAYLFQGLGWTTDNVKDMVKAVDASTVSITVSEKYAPTYVLNLMSTVTSSIVDKKEAMAHEKDGDLGHAWLKTNSAGSGAYKMRSWKANESVVLEANPGFRLGAPKMERVIIRHVPEGATQRLLIEKGDIDIARNLTPDQIKGIEGNTDLVVGTFPKATIYYLGLSQKVEALRNPKVQEALRWLIDYQGMADSFLKGQQLVHQSFWPAGFYASLEDNPYKLDPAKAKALLAEAGYPNGFEIGLDAGNTQPFTGIAQSIQSTFAQAGVKVTINAAEIKQVLTKYRARQHDMIYMYWGPDYLDPNANADSFANNPDNSDASTSKPLAWRNSWDIPDISKETRAALQEGDIEKRKAMYLDLQTKLQKSGPFINMFQESEQTVMRKNVKGFFSGPNADLVFYYDVTK
- the nikC gene encoding nickel transporter permease, whose product is MTAREWLLTDTPHSRRQASIGHWYRNWLAFRLNPLAMIGLAIVTLLILVAVLAPALPLQSPTLQSLATRLQPPGSEHWFGTDELGRDIFSRVAHGARITLTIVLMVVIIVVPIGLLIGTVSGYLGGAVDVVLMRITDIFLAFPRLILALAFVAAIRPGLESAIIAIALTSWPPYARIARAETITARNTDFVKAARLQGASAFRIIWHHMVPLCAASVIVRMTLDMAGIILTAAGLGFLGLGAQPPTAEWGAMISTGRDYLLDQWWVATIPGIAIFIVSLGFNLLGDGLRDVLDPKRT
- a CDS encoding aspartate dehydrogenase, whose product is MLTIGLIGYGAIAHEIVRAFPPDAVRWVVLLREGASRALPAHVSAVTRLDALIDARPTAVVEAASQQAVAACVPALLEAGIPAIIASVGALSDPALAARLTDAARIGGARLALPSGALGGLDYLRAIAVLPDARVRYTSRKPPAAWTAELASAGHSADNGAVTLFEGTPAEAARRYPKNLNAAFAVALAAGADKVTVRVIADPAASGNTHEIEVESAAGAASFHLVNAPSPDNPKTSALTALSLVAALRELLDQEGHH